A single region of the Labeo rohita strain BAU-BD-2019 chromosome 3, IGBB_LRoh.1.0, whole genome shotgun sequence genome encodes:
- the zgc:103625 gene encoding methyltransferase-like 26 B: MLLSPAAERSQEGLLSVLWELLEDQSHRELFGLELGSGTGQHVVHFAQEMPFVTWQPSDIKEEAQNSIRAYIGATKAKKVLEPVFLDASEPWEKWAGLPRSSCDIIIAINLLQYSPFTTAEGVFKGSGQILKQNGLLMTYGPYAINGTITPICNEQLDQTLRQMNPDWGLPDVDVLRQLAFSNGMRMERMIEMPESNKCLVFRKL; the protein is encoded by the exons ATGCTGCTCTCTCCTGCAGCTGAGCGCAGTCAGGAAGGTTTGCTGTCGGTGCTCTGGGAGCTCCTGGAGGATCAGTCTCACCGTGAGCTGTTTGGTCTCGAGTTGGGATCAGGCACAGGGCAACATGTGGTGCACTTCGCTCAAGAAATGCCCTTTGTAACATGGCAGCCATCAGACATCAAGGAGGAAGCACAAAACAG CATCAGAGCTTACATTGGAGCCACTAAAGCAAAAAAAGTGCTGGAGCCGGTGTTTCTGGATGCCAGTGAACCCTGGGAGAAATGGGCAGGACTTCCACGAAGCTCCTGTGACATTATTATAGCAATAAATCTGCTTCAGTACAGCCCTTTCACCACTGCAGAG GGTGTGTTTAAAGGGTCTGGGCAGATACTGAAACAGAATGGCCTTTTAATGACTTACGGA CCGTATGCTATCAATGGGACCATCACCCCAATCTGCAATGAACAACTGGACCAGACGTTACGCCAGAT GAACCCGGACTGGGGTCTTCCAGACGTCGATGTGCTCAGACAGTTGGCGTTCAGTAACGGAATGAGAATGGAACGAATG ATCGAGATGCCTGAGAGTAACAAATGCCTTGTCTTCAGAAAACTGTAG
- the mrpl12 gene encoding 39S ribosomal protein L12, mitochondrial yields the protein MMYCSRYCVRIALRAAANTHRQNVQTAALCALRTLKTSPVSPSDAIATPSLDGMPKQYSPKIQQLVNDIASLTLIEVSDLNELLKKTLNIQDIGMMSMGSMAAVAAAPAAEAVEEDAAPAKKEKTHFTIKLTEFKAADKVKLIKEVKNCMEGLNLVQAKKLVESLPQEIRANVFKDEAEKLKAALEAAGGTVVLE from the exons ATGATGTACTGCAGCAGATACTGCGTCCGGATCGCCCTGCGGGCCGCGGCAAACACACACCG ACAAAATGTACAGACGGCAGCACTGTGTGCCCTGCGAACGCTCAAGACCAGCCCTGTCAGTCCGTCTGATGCCATTGCAACACCTTCTCTTGATGGGATGCCCAAGCAGTACTCTCCCAAAATCCAACAGCTGGTCAATGACATCGCCAGCCTCACGCTTATAGAAGTGTCTGACCTCAATGAGTTATTAAAG AAAACTCTGAACATTCAGGACATTGGAATGATGTCCATGGGCTCAATGGCAGCAGTAGCAGCTGCTCCAGCTGCTGAG GCGGTAGAAGAGGACGCGGCACCTGCGAAGAAAGAGAAAACCCATTTTACAATCAAACTGACAGAATTCAAGGCGGCTGATAAGGTGAAGCTGATTAAAGAAGTGAAGAATTGCATGGAGGGTCTGAATCTTGTACAG GCTAAGAAGCTTGTGGAGTCTCTACCTCAGGAGATCAGGGCGAATGTGTTTAAAGACGAAGCAGAAAAACTAAAAGCAGCACTTGAAGCAGCAGGAGGCACTGTGGTCCTGGAGTGA